The window GATCAAAAAAATTTTAGAGGGTTATCGCAATCAAATTAACGGTATCGTTCATTGCAGCGGAGGTGCTCAAACGAAAGTGCTGCATTTTGTTAATGATGACGTTCATGTAATAAAGGATAATTTATTTCCAATTCCACCTCTTTTTAAATTGATTCAGGAAGAATCTGGAACTGATTGGAAAGAGATGTATAAAGTGTTTAATATGGGTCACAGAATGGAATTGTACGTGCCTGAAGAGATTGCCGAGCGCATTATTCAAATTTCAAAAAGCTTTAATATTGATGCTCAAATTATTGGTAAGGTCGAAAAATCGGATCAAAAACAGGTTACCATCATTAGTGAAAAAGGAACTTTTATTTATAATTAATTCCATTTCGTGATAAAAAAAGCCTCATAGATATAAATCTATGAGGCTTTACTATTTAATAAAATGTTATGCTCTATCTATAAATTTGTGAAAAGTGCTTTCTTCGCCATCTGCTTTTTTATCTTGATAAAGAAAATCTAATTTATGCTTATCAAAAGTTTCGAAAAAAGTATCCCAATCGGTTTCTTGTAATTCAGATTTGCCCTCACTGTGCTTAGGAAAATGGATTCTCAAAATTCCACCTTTTGATCCCTTAGCGGTATCTTCTACTACCGAAGGAACGCCACCGTGTTTCTCTGCCCATGCTTTAATTTCAGCATGATCATGTGTTTGCTTTGAACTGCTCATTGCTATATATTTTGTTTATAATTGGATAACTAATATATAATCCCTTAAAAACTTAAAAGGTTTTATTTAGTTATAAATTGATTGTTCGGACATCGAATTTGCTTATTTCTGATACATTTGTACATGAATTTTTCTGAACAATTCCCTATCCTTGCGAACGTAACCTATTTCAATACTGCTTATTCTGGAATTTTATCCAAAGATTTACAAGCTTGGAGAAAAAATCATGATGAAGAATTTTTGGCTTCAGGAAGTGCTTTTAGATTAAATGCAGGAATATTTATTCAAGAAGTAAGGGAAAATGTTGCTAGATTATTTAAAGCAAAATCAAAGAATATATTTTTAGTTCCTAACTTTTCTTTCGGTTTTAATACCCTCCTTGATGGATTAAGCAAGGATAATAAATTTCTATTATTGAGCGAAGATTATCCATCGGTTAACTATCCAATTACCAGTAGAGGTTTTAAATGCGACTTTGTAAAAATTGATACTGAATTTGAGACAAACATTGTAGAAGCCATTCGTCGTTTCAAGCCAGCTATTTTTGCCTTTAGCATGGTTCAATACATTAGTGGAATTAAAATGAGCATCGAATTTATTAAAAAACTTAAAGTTGAATTCCCTGATCTAATCCTTTTGGCTGACGGAACGCAATTTTGCGGAACTGCTGCATTTGATTTTGAAAATTCTGGTTTAGATGCAGTCTTATCAAGTGGCTATAAATGGATGTTGAGTGGTTTTGGAAATGGATTTGTATTGTTAAATGATAGATTGAAAGATCTTCTTTACCAGGATCGAAAAAAATTAGAACTACCAAAAGAACCATTTTTAGCAGGAAAAGATCATTTAACGATATGCTTCGAACCTGGCCATTTAGATACTTTAAACTTTGGAACTTTAAATCAATCTGTACTTAATTTAGAAAAAATAGGATTACAAAATATAGAAAATAGCACTCAAATACTGGTGCAAAAAGCCAAAGCTGAATTCGAATTACGTAAATTAGTATCGGCAGAAGTTGTAGCAAGGAAAGAACATTCCACTATTTTAAGTTTATCACTCAAACCAGAAATTGTTACGAATCTTGAGAAAGAAAACATAATATGCTCTGCTAGAGGTGCTGGAACACGTTTCTCTTTTCATTATTATAATACAGAACAAGATTTAAAAAAGCTCTTATCTGTAATTGATTCCTTTTAACTGATAATTTATTAATCTTCTGGTGGAGTATATCTTTCGATGAAAGTTTTCCGGCTTAATATTTTTAGATAGGCATAATTTCCAGAAAGCTGTTCCCTTTGTTTCAATTCATATAAAAAATGGCCACCCATATCGATCACGATTGGAGCTTTCGCCTGAAACCAAACGCTGTGTGGATTTTTCCAACAAAAAGAATAATAACAAGAAGTTAAATTTATACCTTTTAGTTCAGGGTGATAGAAATTTAGAACCTTTGGATTAAGAATTCCGTTTGCAAAATCTTGTTTTCTAATCATAGATAAATGATCAGAATGGCAAAATTCGTAATCCTTTAACTTCGGATCATCTACATCTGGCAAGTGTTTTAAAACCCTAAATCCTTTAAATTTTTTACCATTCAAAACCCATATTAAGTTTGGATAAAAAGCTTCCCGACTTTCCATTTCAACTAAAGTAATTGGTGAGTTTTGAAATTCAATGGTGAAACCTGAAGGTGTAAAAACATCCGCCCGATGAATATTATTTGTTGCAGCATCAAAAAAGCCAATTTCTCTAAATGATTTTGGAAAAGCCATTTTCCAATTACGGTGCCACGGCGTTTCTTTTCTATAAAACTGCTGTTCAACAGCTGTCATAATTGGCTGTAAAACAGACAACGGATCTGAATTTTTTAAATCTTTGTTCATTAAAATAGGCAATGACTGTGATTTGAATCACTTTACAAATTTATAAAAATTTTTAGGAGTAGATTTTGCGAACTAATTATTTAAACCAAATAACATTTTATTTATTTTTATAATCAGTAATTGATAACTATGGAACCACAAAAACAAGAAATCACGATAAAAGCAACAATCAATGCATCAATTGATATCGTTTGGGAATTCTGGACAAATCCAGAACATATTATAAACTGGTGTTACGCATCTGATGACTGGCATGCGCCTTTTGCAAAAAACGACCTAAAAGAAGGTGGAAAATTTTCTACAACCATGGCTGCGAAAGATGATAGCATGAGCTTTGATTTCATAGGAACGTATACGAAAATTGAAGAAAATAAACTTTTGTTGTATACACTTGATGACAACAGAAAAGTGAAAGTTGTATTTGAAGGAAGTGGTTCGGAAACCCATGTAATTCAGACATTTGAACCTGAAAACGAAAATACGGGGGAATTGCAACGAAATGGCTGGCAAGCTATTTTGAATAATTTTAAGCGATATGTAGAAAGCAATTAGTTTATCGAGCATCTGTGAAAGATTTGAAGCTTAAGATTACGACACAATTACATTGTCGATTCAAACTCATGCGCAAGTAACAATTTAATTAATATCTACTTCAAACTGTTTTTCGCTTAAAGTAAATACGTGAATATTGCTTCCAAAATTTACATTTGCTGTGTAAATTATACACTATGTCGCATAGATCTTTATTTTATCCACTATTATTAATCTTAATTCTTCATTCATTCATTTCAAGTGCACAAATATTAAGCTTAAAGCAAGCTGTTTCTACCGCTTTAACAAATTATGGAACTATAAGAGCGAAAAATAATTATGCAAGTGCTTCCAAAGAAACGATTAAGCAATATAAAAGAGATTATTTACCAAACTTTAGTTTAAGTGCACAACAAGATTACGGAACTATTAACGGGCAAAATGGTCCGCAGTATGGTTTTGGCGGATTAGGAACAGCATCTGCTGGTCCGGCGTTAGATACCCAAAATTGGAATGCAGCTTTTGGAGCGCTTTACCTAGCGAATGTAAATTGGGACTTTTTTACTTTCGGAAAGATAAGAGAACGCATTAAGGTAGCAAATGCCGCCTATCAAAGAGATCAAAATGATTTTGAACAAGAAAAATTTCAGCAAGAAATTCGGGTTTCGGCAGCATATTTAAATTTATTAGCCGCACAAAGATTAACAATATCTCAAGAGAAAAATCTTTATCGAGCCATAACTTTTAAAAATACAGCCGTAATCAGGGCTAAAAATGGCCTAATTGCAGGCGTTGATTCATCGTTTGCAAAGGCAGAAGTTTCTTCAGCAAAAATTGCTTTAACTAAGGCTAGAGATTTAGAACAGGAACAAGCTAATAGATTGGGCGTTTTAATGGGCTTAACTTCAACATCATACAAATTAGATACGGCATCGATTACAAGGATTCCTCTCGATTTAATGAATGATACTGCAATTAAAAGCGCTCATCCCGTGCTAAAATTTTATAAAAATCGATTTGATGTAAGCGAACAACAAGCAAATTATTTAAGAAGACTTTACTACCCAACTTTTTCTTTCTTCGGAGTGATGCAAGGTCGTGGCTCGGGTTTTAGTTCGGGTTATTTACTTAATCAAACTGCTTTTTCTTCAAGTTATGTTGATGGAATAAACCCAACTCGTGGTAATTATTTAATAGGGATTGGCGTAACTTGGAACTTAAGCACTTTGCTAAAAAATCATCCACAAGTTCGAGCACAGCAATATATAAGTCAGGGTTTAAAAGAAGAGTATAATTTAGTTGATCAACAATTACATGCACAGCTTGCTTTGGCAGAAGCTAAACTCAAAAACGCGTTGGAAAATTACAATGAAGCTCCTATTCAGGTTAAGGCCGCATCTGATGCTTACCTACAAAAAAGTGTTTTATATAAAAATGGATTAACCAATTTAGTCGATTTAACTCAAGCTATTTTTACTTTAAATCGTGCTGAAACCGATCGAGATATTGCCTTTACAAACGTTTGGCAGGCTCTTCTTTTAAAATCTGCCGCTTTAGGCAATTACGATATATTTATCAACGAATTTTAATCAGGCAACAAATAAATGAACTTAATACGTTTCGCACTTCGCAAACCAATCTCCATTTTGGTAATGGTTGCTGGGTTATTTTTCTTCGGAATTGGAGCCATCACTCAGATTAAAGTGGATATTTTACCTCAAATGAATCTGCCGGTAATTTATATTGCCCACCCTTTTGGAGGATATACACCTAACCAAATGGAAGCTTATTTCGGCAAGCAATACGTTAATATTCTTCTTTTTGCCAACGGTATAAAAAGCATCGA is drawn from Pedobacter mucosus and contains these coding sequences:
- a CDS encoding aminotransferase class V-fold PLP-dependent enzyme, giving the protein MNFSEQFPILANVTYFNTAYSGILSKDLQAWRKNHDEEFLASGSAFRLNAGIFIQEVRENVARLFKAKSKNIFLVPNFSFGFNTLLDGLSKDNKFLLLSEDYPSVNYPITSRGFKCDFVKIDTEFETNIVEAIRRFKPAIFAFSMVQYISGIKMSIEFIKKLKVEFPDLILLADGTQFCGTAAFDFENSGLDAVLSSGYKWMLSGFGNGFVLLNDRLKDLLYQDRKKLELPKEPFLAGKDHLTICFEPGHLDTLNFGTLNQSVLNLEKIGLQNIENSTQILVQKAKAEFELRKLVSAEVVARKEHSTILSLSLKPEIVTNLEKENIICSARGAGTRFSFHYYNTEQDLKKLLSVIDSF
- a CDS encoding competence protein; the protein is MNKDLKNSDPLSVLQPIMTAVEQQFYRKETPWHRNWKMAFPKSFREIGFFDAATNNIHRADVFTPSGFTIEFQNSPITLVEMESREAFYPNLIWVLNGKKFKGFRVLKHLPDVDDPKLKDYEFCHSDHLSMIRKQDFANGILNPKVLNFYHPELKGINLTSCYYSFCWKNPHSVWFQAKAPIVIDMGGHFLYELKQREQLSGNYAYLKILSRKTFIERYTPPED
- a CDS encoding SRPBCC family protein, which encodes MEPQKQEITIKATINASIDIVWEFWTNPEHIINWCYASDDWHAPFAKNDLKEGGKFSTTMAAKDDSMSFDFIGTYTKIEENKLLLYTLDDNRKVKVVFEGSGSETHVIQTFEPENENTGELQRNGWQAILNNFKRYVESN
- a CDS encoding TolC family protein, producing the protein MSHRSLFYPLLLILILHSFISSAQILSLKQAVSTALTNYGTIRAKNNYASASKETIKQYKRDYLPNFSLSAQQDYGTINGQNGPQYGFGGLGTASAGPALDTQNWNAAFGALYLANVNWDFFTFGKIRERIKVANAAYQRDQNDFEQEKFQQEIRVSAAYLNLLAAQRLTISQEKNLYRAITFKNTAVIRAKNGLIAGVDSSFAKAEVSSAKIALTKARDLEQEQANRLGVLMGLTSTSYKLDTASITRIPLDLMNDTAIKSAHPVLKFYKNRFDVSEQQANYLRRLYYPTFSFFGVMQGRGSGFSSGYLLNQTAFSSSYVDGINPTRGNYLIGIGVTWNLSTLLKNHPQVRAQQYISQGLKEEYNLVDQQLHAQLALAEAKLKNALENYNEAPIQVKAASDAYLQKSVLYKNGLTNLVDLTQAIFTLNRAETDRDIAFTNVWQALLLKSAALGNYDIFINEF